The Suncus etruscus isolate mSunEtr1 chromosome 7, mSunEtr1.pri.cur, whole genome shotgun sequence genome includes a window with the following:
- the ATP5F1C gene encoding ATP synthase subunit gamma, mitochondrial isoform X1 yields MFSVAGVAGLSGRAVQPQWIQVRNMATLKDITRRLKSIKNIQKITKSMKMVAAAKYARAERELKPARVYGTGSLALYEKADIKAPENKKKHLLIGVSSDRGLCGAIHSSVAKQVKNDVASLTAAGKEVMIVGIGDKIRGILHRTHSDQFLVTFKEVGRKPPTFGDASVIALELLNSGYEFDEGSIIFNRFRSVISYKTEEKPIFSFDTVASAENMSIYDDIDADVLQNYQEYNLANIIYYSLKESTTSEQSARMTAMDNASKNASEMIDKLTLTFNRTRQAVITKELIEIISGAAALD; encoded by the exons ATGTTCTCCGTGGCGGGCGTCGCGGGGCTCTCGGGCCGGGCCGTGCAGCCGCAATG GATTCAAGTACGGAATATGGCAACTTTAAAAGATA TTACCAGGCGGCTAAAGTCCATCAAGAATATTCAGAAGATCACCAAGTCCATGAAGATGGTGGCGGCGGCCAAGTATGCCCGAGCTGAGCGGGAGCTGAAGCCAGCGCGGGTGTACGGAACGGGCTCGCTGG CTCTCTATGAGAAAGCCGACATCAAAGCACCCGAAAACAAGAAGAAACACCTTCTCATTGGCGTGTCCTCAGACCGTGGGCTCTGCGGTGCCATCCATTCCTCAGTGGCCAAGCAGGTGAAGAACGATGTGGCCTCGCTCACAGCTGCTGGCAAAGAAGTGATGATCGTTGGGATTGGTGACAAGATCAGGGGCATCCTTCACAG GACTCACTCGGACCAGTTTCTTGTGACCTTCAAGGAAGTGGGGAGGAAGCCCCCAACCTTTGGGGACGCCTCGGTTATCGCCCTCGAGTTACTGAATTCGGGATACGAGTTTGACGAGGGCTCCATCATCTTTAACCGATTCAG gtctgTCATTTCCTACAAAACGGAGGAAAAACCCATCTTTTCTTTCGATACCGTCGCCAGTGCTG AGAACATGAGTATCTATGACGACATTGATGCCGATGTGCTGCAGAACTACCAGGAGTACAATCTGGCCAACATAATCTACTACTCGCTGAAGGAGTCTACCACCAGCGAGCAGAGCGCCCGGATGACGGCCATGGACAATGCCAGCAAGAATGCCT CGGAGATGATCGACAAGCTCACTCTGACCTTCAACCGTACTCGCCAGGCCGTGATCACCAAGGAGCTGATTGAGATCATCTCTGGTGCCGCTGCTCT GGATTAA
- the ATP5F1C gene encoding ATP synthase subunit gamma, mitochondrial isoform X2 encodes MFSVAGVAGLSGRAVQPQWIQVRNMATLKDITRRLKSIKNIQKITKSMKMVAAAKYARAERELKPARVYGTGSLALYEKADIKAPENKKKHLLIGVSSDRGLCGAIHSSVAKQVKNDVASLTAAGKEVMIVGIGDKIRGILHRTHSDQFLVTFKEVGRKPPTFGDASVIALELLNSGYEFDEGSIIFNRFRSVISYKTEEKPIFSFDTVASAENMSIYDDIDADVLQNYQEYNLANIIYYSLKESTTSEQSARMTAMDNASKNASEMIDKLTLTFNRTRQAVITKELIEIISGAAAL; translated from the exons ATGTTCTCCGTGGCGGGCGTCGCGGGGCTCTCGGGCCGGGCCGTGCAGCCGCAATG GATTCAAGTACGGAATATGGCAACTTTAAAAGATA TTACCAGGCGGCTAAAGTCCATCAAGAATATTCAGAAGATCACCAAGTCCATGAAGATGGTGGCGGCGGCCAAGTATGCCCGAGCTGAGCGGGAGCTGAAGCCAGCGCGGGTGTACGGAACGGGCTCGCTGG CTCTCTATGAGAAAGCCGACATCAAAGCACCCGAAAACAAGAAGAAACACCTTCTCATTGGCGTGTCCTCAGACCGTGGGCTCTGCGGTGCCATCCATTCCTCAGTGGCCAAGCAGGTGAAGAACGATGTGGCCTCGCTCACAGCTGCTGGCAAAGAAGTGATGATCGTTGGGATTGGTGACAAGATCAGGGGCATCCTTCACAG GACTCACTCGGACCAGTTTCTTGTGACCTTCAAGGAAGTGGGGAGGAAGCCCCCAACCTTTGGGGACGCCTCGGTTATCGCCCTCGAGTTACTGAATTCGGGATACGAGTTTGACGAGGGCTCCATCATCTTTAACCGATTCAG gtctgTCATTTCCTACAAAACGGAGGAAAAACCCATCTTTTCTTTCGATACCGTCGCCAGTGCTG AGAACATGAGTATCTATGACGACATTGATGCCGATGTGCTGCAGAACTACCAGGAGTACAATCTGGCCAACATAATCTACTACTCGCTGAAGGAGTCTACCACCAGCGAGCAGAGCGCCCGGATGACGGCCATGGACAATGCCAGCAAGAATGCCT CGGAGATGATCGACAAGCTCACTCTGACCTTCAACCGTACTCGCCAGGCCGTGATCACCAAGGAGCTGATTGAGATCATCTCTGGTGCCGCTGCTCTGTGA